Proteins co-encoded in one Bacillus thuringiensis genomic window:
- a CDS encoding head maturation protease, ClpP-related — MDKRKDNLNNFLQVKNMTETSADLYFYGDIVSSWWGAWEDEDQYPENVKTFLDSAKGKDLNIYINSGGGAVFAGVAIYNMIKRHQGYKRVYVDGLAASIASVIALAGDEVVIPANAFFMIHKPWTSTWGNAEDLRKAADTLDTVEEGILNIYAENLKEGVSIDTIREFVAEEKWFTGNEAAEFFDIKVTDEVQAVACISDMYKEYQHTPKNLLEQKQNKKIDRTNEFLFDF, encoded by the coding sequence ATGGACAAAAGGAAGGATAATCTGAATAACTTTTTACAAGTTAAAAACATGACAGAAACAAGTGCCGATCTATACTTTTACGGAGATATTGTTTCTAGCTGGTGGGGAGCCTGGGAAGATGAAGATCAGTACCCTGAAAATGTAAAAACCTTTTTGGATAGTGCAAAGGGTAAAGACTTAAATATTTACATCAATAGTGGTGGTGGCGCTGTATTTGCTGGAGTTGCTATATATAACATGATAAAACGTCATCAAGGTTATAAACGTGTGTATGTAGATGGTTTAGCAGCAAGTATTGCTTCTGTAATAGCGTTGGCTGGTGATGAAGTTGTTATCCCTGCTAATGCTTTTTTTATGATTCATAAACCTTGGACAAGCACTTGGGGAAATGCAGAGGATCTGCGTAAAGCTGCCGATACATTAGATACAGTAGAAGAAGGTATTCTAAACATTTATGCTGAGAACCTTAAAGAAGGTGTTTCAATAGACACTATTCGGGAATTTGTTGCTGAAGAAAAATGGTTTACGGGTAATGAAGCAGCTGAATTCTTTGATATAAAAGTCACTGATGAGGTGCAGGCAGTTGCTTGCATTTCCGATATGTATAAGGAATACCAACACACGCCGAAAAATTTACTTGAACAAAAACAAAATAAAAAAATAGATAGAACAAACGAATTTTTGTTTGATTTCTAA